A window of Aerococcus urinae contains these coding sequences:
- a CDS encoding sugar-binding transcriptional regulator, which yields MYDRNDLIIQAAILYYKDDKTQTEIANQLGISRPTVAKFLKEAKERGIVRISIQHNSNSYAELTKAIKEKYELNNVIIIPTSGNNNEDKQEVGYQCSEFIQSNIKKYRSIGIGWGTTIYEYVQASNYMDSAVKEIIPLIGGIGINDVKYHSNHLAFQLAEKYQSEVSYFYAPAIAENTAIYQAFNSSELVKNVKEKAKTVDVAVIGIGNPTDPICYRNLGYLTDEEAEMIKESGAVGDILASFFDKEGKEVDTEFSNRMIGLTIDDLKHIPQVVILATGQVKAPSIKALLSHPGIVSDIIIDSEIGKLLVGE from the coding sequence ATGTACGACCGCAACGATTTAATTATTCAAGCAGCTATTTTGTATTATAAAGATGATAAAACTCAAACTGAAATCGCTAATCAATTAGGGATATCTCGACCAACCGTGGCAAAATTTTTAAAAGAAGCCAAAGAACGAGGTATTGTTCGAATTTCTATTCAACACAACAGTAATTCCTATGCCGAACTGACTAAAGCAATTAAAGAGAAGTATGAACTAAACAATGTCATTATTATTCCCACTAGCGGGAATAATAATGAGGATAAGCAGGAAGTCGGCTATCAATGTAGTGAATTCATTCAAAGCAATATCAAAAAATACAGGTCGATAGGAATCGGTTGGGGGACAACGATTTACGAATATGTGCAAGCAAGTAACTATATGGATTCAGCCGTTAAGGAAATTATTCCTTTAATCGGTGGCATCGGTATCAACGATGTCAAATACCATTCCAATCACTTGGCTTTTCAATTAGCAGAAAAATATCAAAGTGAAGTTTCCTATTTTTATGCACCAGCAATCGCTGAAAACACTGCCATTTATCAAGCTTTCAACTCATCTGAATTAGTTAAAAATGTCAAAGAGAAGGCCAAGACGGTTGATGTAGCCGTCATAGGAATTGGTAACCCTACTGACCCCATTTGCTACCGCAATCTCGGCTATTTGACTGATGAAGAAGCCGAAATGATAAAAGAATCTGGCGCCGTTGGGGATATCCTAGCCTCCTTCTTTGATAAAGAAGGAAAAGAGGTGGACACTGAATTCTCCAACCGTATGATAGGATTGACTATTGACGATTTAAAACATATTCCTCAAGTTGTTATACTCGCCACTGGACAAGTCAAAGCCCCAAGTATTAAAGCCTTACTCTCTCACCCAGGGATTGTTAGTGATATCATTATTGACAGTGAGATTGGGAAGTTATTGGTAGGAGAGTGA